A single Amphiprion ocellaris isolate individual 3 ecotype Okinawa chromosome 1, ASM2253959v1, whole genome shotgun sequence DNA region contains:
- the cenpf gene encoding centromere protein F, translating into MSWAVEEWKDGLPGKALQKIQEMEVQLDKLKKERTQKQFQLDSLEAALQKQKQKVDSERSEISSLKRENQSLVESCDSLEKARQRVTHDLGVKEQQVSYLEGQLNSCRKTIERLEQELKKYKNELDRSQPAGSASLSSSSADLQPYTTPQKSFATPAPVPAYRQQDNRLEELQEKYNQEVEERKKLETDLKVLQVKLLSQSSVNVSHKDIAARQAGSSIFPWQQQDQAHSRQSQDAMETPLKRRGTSLWDAHEETPIKPSQRMSCSIAVQSPSGSSKQMEQLKTLNQELHGRVSELERNLSNQEKEIRNQASKLQELQTQLNQARKDLTERDRDLAKTSHELSQATDRHQQVEAKCSSVEQKLKQVTEEMSCQRHNAESCKRALEQKLKDQERDSQKELAQLQNSHQALDQQLNQTRTKLTQEIQQSKKDYNILQADMEKMCIQKGQMEKEMEEQKQRLLRSEQSLQANQTKEQDLRKKMEELQKEKNSMTVQLDQSNRRLSQLEEEKKNSEQSFKRTQGLLDDLKAKSEGQAEELKKLQSRLEQQTQASAREQEHLKKTLSDAETKNDRSQNELQKQKQETERLSSRLTVLDKESQELKSNLTASQNECTKLKLEHQALVEWKTEKETLINETETVQKELSDKINNLESSVSSLNETNGELQKKLMCAEREKASLSSHIDSLKGEVLNKSTELEEKEHQYKELQSQFSEAGQKHTKDLENVGMQVAQLESQVKDLELQLQKEITRAELAERTNTELQEEHQAACDLVRSKDQLIDLGQTEVSQLRESLAKATAQQEEQNARLAEEKAVLLKQCEDSVAAKAEETEHIKLQMEEVQQELLLTKTQISSTEQFLKVQEQLGAELQKQIKTLSDGEEELKKMCEKKSEELKQLEEDLKDQRSQTEEKEKQFREAEAYMVSVEKQKAELENVVQEMKKEVEILQHSHTEKINTLLDQMSSLEEKMAASEDAAEKLLVLQNDLDVVNQSYADLKDSLEALEKSHSSTIEIKSNLENSLSEKSELICALEKEIKDLTEKMSKESESHTLEIENFVNKEKNLKEQLEATKKSINAAKAESSSRREEIKTMKTTLSAASRGLEERDNTIKSLKQKLNEAEAEHAKTSDLLKEKVVAMNKIKVQLEMLQMDLEDNETAMNSFDGQVEELKGTIELLEGQLAQNKTQMSDMEARLEESKAQVSVLETRLDEVQSQNSVLETKYVTAKEELLERSCEISRLEEDAVKRNQLEETVASLESKLSQMTEENAKLETSIRQMVQDKDNDINQLLQQKNHLETSLKQLMHDKEQIEAEIIQINTEKKQLETSLEELSEQNQQLQTNIQQLTEEKQQTQARIEEMTAEKHEAELALSQVIEEKAQFDVTLHQLKEEKTELQSNLSALISEKCHLVTNLNQAVEEKLQLESNYNQLSEENIKLQSHVNEVTEEKLKLQENIERHQDEVTSLREENESIQSSLLSSEQERQRLKEQLEMRDEATEEENKERSQQFEEQAELHQKLAVLQKELTVFKQQYDSLLEQVDQQHSLIQQLSESPGTQNPAEMINHMETEDTDIGAEVEGQIDVEPENDTSISTSMEPLPVKEQCVVLSELSHQSNETFSETELECKLEQEIIQEPEKEASPAIAEEIRTNEEEQHLHQQVSEDSCSPRDVSENEPVICDLSSQSSSLSEMRELKSSESTQIHDVSHYKEMISKQENELETLRSEFNLLNSDLELRKELSFELEVQVQNLEKKLQAADEEGCGATSQLKNALEARKSLADELTQLSEEKETLTLQLQTAKCQLTDVMEMLEGLEMAKGGWDEKFLQQESELKRVRSEKANLEQHILGMESELETMQVEKTRLTDEMETQKKTSSGMEQQIETLMTETTQLRSELVSCSEERDELSQSLGQWREKVHTLEKTNCDTRHLISILEDDIRAGRKEYEALQSNMEKLKTERQQLMEQVKLLEQAVSQQCGEREELIGHLNQIKEDHTSANENTESMMGKIQALEGEVCRLSQSLESSLLEKGEIASRLNSTQEEVQQMRTGIEKLQVRIESDERKKKKMGELLKAAQRKSDSLQDRIDALEREKEDVEQSLEDAVLQAETAKAELEEERTKVEEEKKELSEKLSELSATLDNLRSEKEHMERELETKNREIEELKAAKEELERGLEKAEVDRREEEEKQKYRVEELEKGIREEAERQIRRVDDLQAQLEASRQREISLAEKLAENEQLVEEKEKLHSTLLSLQQEGDNLRCTLASVEREKERLDQERNVLGDEKEKLQSGIALIEKEKCDLQQNLSSLRQEKERIEEEKQKLETEKQELQSSLSLIEEEKKKLSSTVSSLEQEKQQTEEEKEKLKQERESLQTTVASVEKELETNKLSISQLKEQVSELTSRAARLSKERDSALSKINLWMKTCKQLEQEKQMMLISSGDKRSEEVQPEVTQLRMEAEERKKDLEDLKKTLEKKTTEAEERLMESQEKNKELKELMATLDGKKKEMEEKERKLEEMKSELDELNNVLDEKSKEADDSMDKYCSLMVKVHKLEETNDALKTRLEQVTATQRADAANSLASSTDSRRRSGRRSSSKHQEEKMNGNAENVDPQRSPQGSSSGKRGHRDISDKDSAQEALHNLTKKIKANAMTTPKPRAEQDDEEFRPEGLPELVQKGFADIPLGEASPFIIRRTTAKRCSPRLAARQALHTSAPDGKVLSPFAGPSTDGSNKKRHSPSSEDKPVHRSLSLLKTPEQKEKQLVGQQTQQGDNCHVQ; encoded by the exons ATGAGCTGGGCGGTGGAGGAGTGGAAGGATGGACTTCCAGGGAAAGCCCTGCAGAAGATCCAGGAGATGGAAGTCCAGCTGGACAAGCTGAAGAAGGAGAGGACACAGAAGCAGTTTCAGCTGGACTCATTAGAAGCTGCcctgcagaaacagaaacaaaag GTGGACAGTGAGCGATCAGAGATCTCttctttaaaaagagaaaaccagTCTCTAGTAGAATCATGTGATTCCCTGGAGAAAGCTCGCCAAAGGGTCACCCATGACCTCGGAGTCAAAGAGCAGCAG GTGAGCTACCTGGAGGGTCAGCTTAACTCCTGCAGGAAGACCATAGAGCGACTGGAGCAGGAGCTCAAGAA gTACAAAAATGAACTGGATCGTTCGCAGCCTGCTGGCTCTGCCTCCttgtcttcctcctctgctgacCTGCAGCCCTACACTACTCCACAGAAGAGTTTCGCTACTCCAGCACCTGTCCCGGCCTACAGACAACAGG ATAATAGACTtgaggagcttcaggagaaataCAACCAAGAGgtagaagaaaggaaaaaactgGAGACAGACCTCAAAgtcctgcaggtcaaa CTGTTGAGTCAGTCATCAGTCAATGTAAGCCACAAGGACATTGCTGCCCGCCAAGCAGGATCCTCCATattcccatggcaacagcaagaTCAGGCTCACAGTCGCCAATCTCAGGATGCAATGGAGACGCCTTTGAAGAGGCGAGGGACATCCCTGTGGGACGCCCACGAAGAGACACCAATCAAGCCCAGCCAGCGGATGAGCTGCTCCATAGCAGTGCAGAGTCCCAGTGGATCCTCCAAACAGATGGAGCAGCTAAAGACTCTCAACCAAG AGCTGCATGGTCGTGTGTCAGAGCTGGAGAGGAATCTGTCTAATCAGGAGAAGGAAATTCGTAACCAAGCTTCTAAACTGCAGGAACTACAAACTCAACTGAATCAGGCCCGCAAAGACCTTACTGAACGGGACAGAGACCTGGCCAAGACCAGCCATGAGCTGAGTCAGGCCACAGACAGACACCAGCAGGTTGAAGCCAAG TGTTCATCAGTTGAGCAGAAGCTTAAACAAGTCACAGAAGAGATGAGCTGTCAGAGGCACAACGCTGAAAGCTGCAAGCGAGCCCTGGAGCAGAAACTCAAGGACCAAGAGCGAGACAGTCAGAAG gAACTTGCCCAGCTGCAGAATTCACATCAGGCTTTGGATCAGCAGTTGAACCAGACCAGAACCAAACTAACACAGGAGATACAACAATCCAAAAAAGACTATAACATACTGCAGGCTGACATGGAGAAG ATGTGCATCCAGAAGGGTCAGATGgagaaggagatggaggagcaGAAACAAAGACTTCTGCGTTCAGAGCAAAGCCTCCAGGCCAATCAGACCAAAGAGCAGGATCTGCGCAAGAAGATGGAG GAGCTGCAGAAAGAGAAGAACAGCATGACTGTTCAACTGGACCAGAGTAACAGGCGCCTGTCTCAGctggaagaagagaagaagaactCTGAACAGAGCTTCAAACGCACACAGGGACTGCTAGATGATCTCAAAG CAAAATCAGAGGGACAGGCAGAGGAGCTGAAGAAACTTCAGTCTAGACTGGAACAGCAAACACAGGCTTCAGCAAGGGAGCAAGAACACCTGAAGAAAACACTCTCTGATgcagagaccaaaaatgacag ATCTCAGAATGAActccagaaacagaaacaagagaCAGAGAGGCTGAGCAGCAGGTTGACTGTCCTAGACAAGGAGAGCCAAGAGCTGAAATCCAATCTCACTGCGAGCCAGAATGAGTGCACAAAACTGAAACTAGAACATCAAGCTCTGGTGGAGtggaagacagagaaagagaccttaattaatgaaactgaaacaGTGCAAAAGGAGCTCAGTGACAAAATTAACAACCTGGAGAGTAGTGTCAGCTCTCTGAATGAAACTAATGGTGAACTTCAG AAGAAGCTCATGtgtgcagagagagaaaaggccAGTCTGTCATCTCACATTGATTCATTAAAAGGAGAAGTCCTCAACAAGAGTACAGAGTTGGAAGAGAAAGAGCATCAGTACAAAGAGCTTCAGTCTCAGTTTTCTGAGGCTGGCCAGAAACACACCAAAGACCTGGAGAATGTTGGCATGCAGGTGGCTCAGCTTGAATCACAG GTCAAAGATCTGGAGTTACAATTGCAAAAGGAAATTACTCGAGCAGAGCTTGCTGAGAGGACgaacacagagctgcaggaggagcatCAGGCAGCCTGCGACCTGGTTCGCTCCAAAGACCAGCTAATAGACCTTGGCCAGACTGAAGTCAGCCAGCTGAGGGAAAGTCTTGCAAAAGCCACAGCACAGCAGGAGGAGCAAAATGCCAG GCTGGCAGAGGAGAAAGCAGTCCTGTTGAAGCAGTGTGAGGACAGTGTTGCAGCGAAGGCTGAGGAGACTGAACACATCAAGCTACAGATGGAGGAGGTCCAGCAAGAGCTGCTGCTCACCAAAACCCAG ATCAGTTCCACGGAGCAGTTCCTAAAGGTCCAGGAGCAACTGGGGGCTGAGCTACAGAAACAAATTAAGACATTGTCAGATGGGGAAGAGGAACTCAAAAAGATGTGCGAGAAGAAATCAGAAGAGCTCAAGCAGTTAGAAGAGGACCTGAAGGATCAGCGGAGCCAGacagaagagaaggagaaacagTTTAGAGAAGCTGAAGCGTACATGGTTTCTGTGGAGAAACAAAAGGCTGAGCTGGAAAATGTGGTTCAAGAGATGAAGAAAGAAGTAgag ATCCTCCAGCATAGTCACACTGAGAAAATCAACACCCTGCTGGATCAGATGTCTTCCTTAGAAGAAAAGATGGCAGCGAGCGAAGATGCAGCTGAGAAACTTCTAGTCTTGCAGAATGATCTGGATGTGGTCAATCAGTCTTATGCTGACCTTAAAGATTCTCTGGAAGCTCTTGAGAAGAGTCACTCCTCCACTATTGAAATCAAATCCAACCTGGAGAACAGTTTGTCTGAGAAAAGTGAGCTGATCTGTGCTTTGGAAAAAGAGATTAAAGATCTCACAGAGAAGATGAGTAAAGAATCAGAGAGTCACACTTTGGAGATTGAAAATTTCGTCAATAAagagaaaaaccttaaagagcAGCTTGAGGCCACTAAGAAATCAATAAATGCTGCCAAAGCAGAATCAAGTTCTCGTCGAGAGGAGATCAAGACCATGAAGACGACTCTGTCTGCTGCTTCACGTGGTTTGGAAGAAAGAGACAACACGATAAAGAGTCTGAAGCAGAAGCTGAATGAAGCAGAGGCAGAGCATGCCAAAACCTCAGATctgctgaaggagaaggtgGTCGCCATGAACAAAATCAAG GTGCAGCTAGAGATGCTGCAGATGGACCTGGAGGACAACGAGACAGCCATGAACTCTTTTGACGGTCAGGTGGAGGAGCTAAAGGGAACAATAGAGTTGCTAGAGGGTCAACTTGCTCAAAACAAGACCCAGATGTCTGACATGGAGGCCAGGCTGGAGGAAAGCAAAGCCCAG GTCTCTGTCTTGGAAACACGCTTGGACGAGGTCCAATCCCAGAACTCTGTGCTGGAGACAAAGTATGTCACAGCAAAGGAGGAGTTATTGGAGAGGAGCTGTGAAATAAGTCGTCTGGAAGAGGACGCTGTCAAACGAAACCAGCTGGAAGAGACTGTTGCCTCATTAGAGTCTAAACTTAGTCAGATGACAGAAGAGAACGCCAAGTTAGAGACGAGCATCAGACAGATGGTTCAAGACAAAGACAACGATATCAACCAGTTACTCCAGCAGAAAAACCACCTGGAGACTTCTTTGAAACAGTTAATGCATGACAAAGAACAAATTGAAGctgaaattattcaaataaatacagagaagaaacagctgGAGACCAGTTTAGAAGAGCTATCTGAGCAGAACCAACAACTGCAGACCAACATTCAGCAGTTAActgaagaaaagcagcaaacacaAGCCAGGATTGAGGAAATGACTGCTGAGAAACATGAGGCTGAGTTGGCTCTTAGTCAGGTCATTGAAGAGAAAGCCCAGTTTGATGTTACTCTGCATCAGctaaaggaggaaaaaactgaacttcagagTAACCTCTCTGCATTAATCTCTGAGAAATGTCATTTAGTTACTAACTTAAATCAAGCAGTAGAGGAAAAGCTCCAGCTAGAATCTAACTATAATCAGCTGTctgaagaaaacatcaaactACAGTCTCATGTAAATGAAGTAACTGAAGAGAAGCTGAAATTACAAGAAAACATAGAGAGGCATCAGGATGAGGTGACTTCTCTTAGAGAGGAGAATGAGAGTATCCAGAGCTCCCTCCTGTCCTCAGAACAAGAGCGCCAGAGGCTGAAGGAGCAGCTTGAGATGAGGGACGAGGCAACTGAGGAGGAGAACAAAGAGCG GAGCCAGCAGTTTGAAGAACAGGCTGAGCTGCACCAGAAGCTGGCGGTCTTACAGAAGGAGCTGACTGTGTTCAAGCAGCAGTATGATTCACTGCTGGAACAGGTGGACCAACAGCACAGCCTCATACAGCAGCTCTCAGAATCACCGGGAACCCAGAACCCAGCAGAAATGATCAACCACATGGAGACTGAGGACACAGATATTGGTG CTGAAGTCGAAGGACAGATTGATGTTGAGCCAGAAAATGATACAAGCATCAGTACCAGCATGGAGCCCCTTCCAGTGAAGGAGCAGTGTGTGGTGCTGAGTGAACTTTCTCACCAGTCTAATGAGACTTTCAG TGAGACTGAGCTGGAATGCAAGTTAGAGCAAGAGATCATCCAGGAACCGGAGAAGGAGGCAAGTCCAGCTATTGCTGAGGAAATAAGGACTAACGAAGAGGAGCAACATCTTCATcagcag GTTTCTGAAGACAGCTGTAGTCCCAGAGATGTTTCAGAAAATGAGCCTGTAATCTGTGACCTATCTTCACAGTCTTCCTCCCTGAGTGAGATGAGAGAGTTGAAATCCTCTG AGTCAACCCAGATACATGATGTCAGCCATTACAAGGAGATgatctcaaaacaagaaaatgagctCGAGACCCTGCGCTCAGAGTTCAACCTACTGAACTCTGACCTTGAACTCAGAAAGGAGTTGAGCTTTGAACTGGAAGTTCAAGTTCAAAATTTGGAGAAGAAACTTCAGGCTGCAGATGAGGAGGGATGTGGTGCAACATCTCAGCTGAAAAATGCTCTGGAGGCAAGGAAGAGCCTTGCTGATGAG TTGACCCAGCTGTCGGAGGAGAAAGAGACATTAACCCTGCAGCTACAAACAGCTAAATGTCAGCTGACAGATGTTATGGAGATGCTGGAAGGCCTTGAGATGGCCAAAg GTGGATGGGACGAGAAGTTTCTTCAGCAGGAGAGTGAGTTAAAGAGGGTTCGCTCTGAGAAAGCTAACCTGGAGCAGCACATCCTGGGAATGGAGTCAGAGCTGGAGACCATGCAGGTGGAGAAAACCAGACTGACGGATGAAATGGAGACCCAGAAGAAGACTTCTTCAGGCATGGAGCAACAGATAGAAACACTAATGACCGAG ACCACCCAGCTGAGATCTGAACTTGTGTCATGCTCTGAGGAGCGTGACGAGTTGAGCCAGTCTTTGGGCCAATGGAGAGAGAAAGTTCATACTCTGGAGAAGACTAACTGTGACACCAGACACCTAATTTCCATCCTAGAGGACGACATTCgagcaggaaggaaggagtaTGAAGCCCTGCAAAGCAACATGGAGAAACTGAAGACAGAGAGGCAACAG CTTATGGAGCAGGTTAAGCTCCTGGAGCAGGCAGTCTCTCAACAGtgtggagaaagagaggagcTTATCGGCCATCTTAACCAGATAAAAGAAGATCACACCTCTGCCAATGAAAACACAGAGTCTATGATGGGCAAGATACAG GCTTTAGAGGGAGAGGTTTGTCGTCTTTCACAATCTCTCGAGTCCTCTCTGCTAGAAAAAGGAGAGATTGCCTCTCGCCTGAACTCCACACAAGAGGAGGTTCAGCAGATGAGAACTGGTATTGAAAAGCTCCAGGTTCGCATTGAGTCagatgagaggaagaaaaagaagatgggAGAGCTACTCAAAG CTGCCCAGAGAAAGTCTGACTCACTGCAAGATCGTATCGATGCCCTGGAGCGAGAGAAGGAAGATGTAGAGCAAAGTCTAGAGGATGCTGTGCTGCAG GCTGAAACAGCCAAAGCTGAACTGGAGGAGGAAAGGACAAAG gtagaggaggaaaagaaagagcTTAGTGAGAAACTATCAGAGCTCTCTGCCACACTGGACAACCTGAGATCTGAGAAAGAACATATGGAGAGAGAActggaaacaaaaaacagagagattGAGGAGCTGAAGGCAGCtaaggaggagctggagagaggACTGGAGAAGGCAGAGGTagacagaagagaagaagaggaaaaacagaaatacagggTCGAAGAGCTGGAGAAAGGAATTAGAGAAGAAGCAGAGAGACAAATTAGACGAGTAGATGACCTTCAAGCACAGCTGGAAGCCTCTCGGCAGAGGGAGATCTCGCTTGCAGAAAAGCTTGCTGAAAATGAACAACTGGTAGAGGAAAAGGAGAAACTGCACTCGACCCTGTTATCTCTACAACAAGAGGGAGATAACCTGCGCTGCACTCTGGCATCtgtagaaagagagaaagaaagactaGATCAGGAGAGAAATGTGTTAGGAGATGAGAAAGAAAAGCTTCAGTCAGGCATTGCTTTGATAGAAAAGGAGAAATGTGATTTGCAACAAAATCTTTCGTCATTAAGGCAAGAGAAGGAGAGAATAGAAGAGGAGAAACAGAAGCTGGAGACtgaaaaacaagaactgcaatcTTCCCTTTCTTTGAttgaagaagagaaaaagaaactgtCTTCAACTGTTTCCTCActggaacaagaaaagcagcaaacagaagaggagaaagagaaactcaaacaagaaCGAGAGAGTCTTCAGACAACAGTTGCCTCTGTTGAGAAGGAAttggaaacaaacaaactgtccATCTCACAGCTCAAAGAACAG GTGTCTGAGTTGACATCTCGTGCAGCTCGTCTGTCTAAAGAGAGAGACTCTGCCCTGAGCAAGATCAATCTTTGGATGAAGACCTGTAAACAGCTGGAGCAGGAAAAGCAAATGATGTTGATCAGTTCAG GAGACAAGAGGAGTGAGGAGGTCCAGCCTGAAGTGACCCAGCTGAGGATGGAGgcagaggagagaaagaaagacttAGAAGACTTGAAGAAAACCCTGGAGAAGAAGACGACAGAGGCTGAAGAAAGACTGATGGagtcacaagaaaaaaacaaagagcttAAGGAACTAATGGCCACCCTTGATGGAAAGAAGAAGgaaatggaggagaaggaaagaaaactgGAGGAAATGAAGAGTGAGCTGGATGAACTGAACAACGTTCTGGATGAGAAAAGTAAAGAGGCTGATGACAGCATGGATAAATACTGCAGTCTGATGGTTAAAGTCCACAAACTGGAAGAGACCAACGATGCACTTAAAACACGACTGGAACAGGTTACTGCCACTCAACGTGCTGATGCAGCTAACAGCCTCGCTAGCAGCACTGACAGCCGCAGGCGTTCAGGAAGGAGGTCTTCCTCCAAACaccaagaagaaaaaatgaatggCAACGCTGAGAACGTGGATCCTCAGAGGTCTCCTCAGGGCTCTTCTTCAGGGAAACGAGGTCATCGTGACATCAGTGACAAAGACAGCGCCCAGGAGGCCCTGCACAACCTGACAAAAAAGATCAAAGCCAACGCCATGACGACACCCAAACCAAGAGCTGAACAGGACGATGAAGAGTTCAGACCAGAGGGGCTTCCTGAGCTGGTGCAGAAAG GGTTTGCTGATATTCCTCTGGGGGAGGCCAGTCCATTCATCATTAGGAGAACCACAGCGAAGCGCTGCAGTCCTCGGCTGGCTGCAAGACAGGCTCTTCATACATCAGCACCTGATGGCAAG GTTTTGAGTCCCTTCGCTGGTCCATCAACAGACGGCTCCAATAAGAAGCGTCATTCCCCGAGCAGCGAGGACAAACCTGTGCATCGTTCACTCAGTTTACTGAAGACACcagagcagaaagagaaacaacttgtaggacaacaaacacaacaaggaGACAACTGTCACGTCCAGTAG